The Bradyrhizobium sp. LLZ17 genomic sequence GCCGCTGGCGAGTTTGCGATCTTCGTCTCGGCCGGAACGCAATCCGGGACGCACACGCAGATGGGTTGGGAAGTCGAGGACATCGAGGCCACCGTGCGCGAGCTTCGCCTACGAGGGGTCGCGTTCGAGGAATATGACTTCCCCGGCTTGAAGACCGTTGACGGGATTGCGGAGATTGCCGGCAATTACGCCAGCAAAGGTATCGGCGAGCGGGGCGCGTGGTTCCGCGACAGCGAAGGTAATCTGCTGGGAATCGGGCAACCGGTTCGATCTTGAAGCTGGCTCCGTCGTCCGCGCTTTTCAAATCGCTTGTGACCCGCCATTGTGCGACCGCAACAGCGCACAAGCGGAGCAGCATCAATGTCGGACAAGGTCTCGCGGCGCCAGTTCGCGAAGCTCGCGGGGCTGTCGGCTGCCGGGATGGCAAGTCCGCTGGAGGTCAGGGCCCAGCCGGCTTCGACGCCGGGCCGTGCCGGTAGCTTTCCGCCAGGTTTTCTCTGGGGCACCGCCACCTCGTCCTACCAGGTCGAGGGCGCGGTCAACGAGGACGGGCGTGGCGCCTCGATCTGGGACAAATTCGTCCGCATCCCCGGCAAGATCGAGGACGGCACCAATGGCGATCGCGCCAACGAGCACTATCACCGCTACGGAGAGGACATCGCGCTCATCAAGGAGCTCGGCTGCAAGGCCTATCGCTTCTCGGTGGCCTGGCCGCGCGTGTTTCCGGACGGCGACGGCAAGCCGAATCCGAAGGGGCTTGATTTCTACAACCGCCTCATCGACGAACTCCTGAAGAACGGCATCGAGCCGTGGCTGACGCTCTACCATTGGGACCTCCCGCAATCGCTCCAGGACCGTTTTGGCGGCTGGCGCTCCACCGAGACCTGCAAGATTTTTGGCGACTACGCGGCCTATGTTGCCGAGCACCTGACCGACCGCGTCAGGAACGTGTTCACGCTGAACGAGAGCGGCCGCTTCGTCTATTTCGGCTATGGCATCGGCATCGACGCGCCGGGCCTGATGTTGCCGCAGGCCGAGGTCAACCAGGTCAGGCACAACAGCGCGCTTGCGCACGGGCTCGCGGTGCAGGCCGTGCGTGCCCATGGCCGCCAAGGCACCCGCGTCGGCCCGGCCGAGAACATCGATGCCTGCATTCCCGCGATCGATACGCCCGACCATGTCCGCGCCGCCGCAATCGCGCTGCGCGAGCTGAATGCGGGATATCTCAACGTCATCATGGAGGGTCGCTATACCGACGCCTTCCTGAAGTTCGCCGGCCGCGACGCGCCGAAATACACCGACGCGGAATTGAAGATCATCTCCTCCCCGGTCGATTTCCTCGGCCTCAACATCTACGCGCCGCAGCACTACATCCTGCCGTCCGACCAGGGCGCGGGTTTTGCGCCGCTGCCGATCCCGAAATCATTTCCGCACATGAATTCGGACTGGCTGCGCGTCGGCCCCGAGACGATCTATTGGGTGCCGAAGCTCGCCGCAAATATCTGGAAGACGGACGCGATCTATATCAGCGAGAACGGCACCTCCGGCGAGGACCAGGTCACGCCCGACGGCAAGATCTACGACACCGATCGCATCATGTACCTGCGCAATTATCTCGCCCAGCTCCAGCGCGCCACCGTCGAAGGCGTTCCGGTGCGCGGCTACTTCCTCTGGAGTCTGATGGACAATTTCGAGTGGGTGTTCGGGCTCAACAAGCGCTTCGGGCTCTATCACGTCAATTTCGAAACGCAGGTGCGCACGGCAAAACTCAGCGCCAGCTTTTATCGCAACGTGATCGCGAACAACGCGGCGGGAGCTTAGCTCTCCCTCGCAGCATTCTTACGGGAGAGGGCGGGGTGAGGAGCTCTATCCACCAGTCCGTCTGTCACCGCTCTCGCGGACGAACCGGGCCATGATCAACTACTGCTCCTGTTTTGCCCGACGAGTCAATCGCTTCGCAGGCGGGCGAGGCGCCATCCCGGGGCCTGCATTTCTACTGTGCATGGGGTTGTTTTCGAGTTTTTTGCAAAGAGGGTGCCGCATCAGGGCGTCTGCGCCGACGCCGCAGCGATCCTTATCGAGCGGATCCAGGCCTTATTTTTCAGGGTGAATCGCGACCGACCTTGCACAAAGAGGCCGGTCGTCGCTTGTCGAAAGCAGCGAATCAGCTTTAGCAAGGCTGCTTGCGGGCCTTTGAAACAAGGCAAAAACCGCTGCCGGAGGCTCTTTCCGCCCAGGAAGCGGCTAAAATGCAGGGTTTTTTGCCGGAGGGGGCCAGAAAAGCCCGTAAAACGCGACAAAACTGTGCAGAAGGCAGTAGAGCCTTCAACGGTTGGTCTAGTATGCAACCGGCAACGAATCAGAGGAGACACGATGCCAACCCAAATGTCCAAATCGCAGCTGATCGAAAAGATTTCGACCGTCACCGAGCTTTCCAAGCGCGACGTCAAGAGCGTCATGGAGACGCTGACCGACGTCGGCCACAAGGAGCTCAAGAAGAACGGCCTGTTCCTGGTGCCGGGCTTCGCCAAGTTCGTGGTCATCAAGAAGCCCGCGACCAAGGCGCGCAAGGGCACCAACCCGTTCACGGGTGAAGAGATGATGTTCAAGGCCAAGCCGGCCCGGAAGATCGTCCGCGCCCGCCCGGTCAAGGCCGCCAAGGACGCTGTGGCCTGATAAAGCAAAGGCCCCCTCGGGAAGAGGGGGCCTTTTTGTGTTGTGACCGCAAGGGCTGATGCTGAGGGGATCAGCCGTTGCGGCGCTTCACCCGCACGGGAATCGGCCGAAGCCGCGGCCCAGGTGCCGCCAGCGCCTCGCGAACCCGATCGATCGCGCGATCGAGCAACTGCCGTAGCCGCTGCGCTCTCCGCGATTTCGTCGCTCGTTCCAACAATCCGCTCATTGCCTTACTCCGCCGCTTCGACCTTGGCCTCGGCTGGCTCGAGCACCGCGGCGATGGCCTCGTCGACGCGCTCGAGCCAGATGAATTCGAGGTCGTCCCGCGCGCTCTTCGGGATGTCGTCGTAATCCCGCCTGTTGCGCGCAGGCAGCATCACGCGCTTCAGTCCGGCGGCGGCAGCCGCCACCACTTTCTCCTTGATGCCGCCGACCGGCAGCACCAGCCCGCGCAGCGAGATCTCGCCGGTCATCGCGGTGTCGCTGCGCACCGTGCGATTGGTGAGCAGTGAGGTCAGCGCCGTGAACATCGCTACCCCGGCGCTCGGCCCGTCCTTGGGGGTTGCGCCCGCCGGCACGTGAACGTGGATGTCGCTCTTCTCGAACAGCGACGGTTCGATGCCGATCTGCGAGGCTCTGCTCTTCACCAGCGTCAGTGCCGCCTGCACGCTCTCGCGCATGACGTCGCCGAGCTGGCCGGTCAGGATCAAATTGCCCCTGCCGGGCACCCGCGTTGCCTCGATGAACAGGATGTCGCCGCCGACCGGCGTCCAGGCAAGGCCGGTGGCCACGCCGGGAACGCTGGTGCGCTGCGCGATCTCGCCCTCGAAGCGCGGCTGGCCGAGCACGGTGGCGATGTCCTTCGGGCCGACCACGACCTTCGTGGCCGTGCCCTCCGCGACCTGCACCGCTGCGTGCCGGAACAGTTTTCCGATCTCACGCTCCAGGTTACGCACCCCGGCTTCCCTTGTGTAGCCCTTCGCGACCAGCTTCAGTGCTTCCGGTTCGATCTCGGCTTGCTCGGCGCTCAGGCCGTTGGCCTCGAGCTGCCGGCGCACCAGATAGCGTTGCGCGATCTCGAGCTTCTCCTCCTGAGTGTAGCCGGCCAGGCTGATCAGCTCCATGCGATCCAACAGCGGACCGGGAATCTGGTCCAGCATGTTGGCGGTCGCGATGAACACCACGCGCGACAGGTCGAAGGGCACGCCGAGGTAATTGTCCCGGAACGTCCCGTTCTGCTCGGGGTCGAGCACCTCCAGCATCGCAGCCGAGGGATCGCCCTGCACGCCGCGACCCATCTTGTCGATCTCGTCCAGCATCATCACGCAGTTCCGCGCGCCTGCCTTCTTGATGCCCTGGATGATGTTGCCGGGCAGCGCGCCGATATAGGTGCGCCGGTGACCGCGGATCTCAGCCTCGTCATGCAGGCCGCCCAGGCTGACACGCACGAAGGGGCGATCCATCGCGCGGGCGATGGATTGTCCGAGCGAGGTCTTGCCGACGCCGGGCGGACCGACGAAGCACAGGATCGGCGCCTTGCCCTGCGGGGCGAGCTTGCGCACCGCCAGATATTCGATGATCCGGCTCTTGATCTTCTCCAGGCCGAAATGGTCGGCATCCAGGATGCGGCGCGCCTCCTTGATGTCGATCGGCTTCTCCTCGGGCAGGGCCCAGGGCAGCTCGATCAGCCAGTCGAGATAAGTGCGGACCATGCCCGCTTCGCCAGCAGCCTCCGGCATGCGCTCGTAGCGGCGCAGCTCCTTTTCGCATGCGCGTCCGCCTCCGGCGGCATGTTGGCCTGGGCGATGGCGGCGGTCAGCTCGGCGACCTCGGCTGCCTTGCCGTCGCTTTCGCCGAGCTGGCGCTGGATTGTCGCCATCTGCTCGCGCAGGATCGCCTCGCGCTGCCGCTCGTCGAAGCTGGCGCGGGTCTGCTGGCCGATCTCGTTGGAGATGCGCAGCACCTCCAGCCGCTCGGCCAGATGCTTCGACACCTTCTCGACGCGCAGGGAGAGGTCGATGGTCTCCAGGACCTCCTGCTTGTCCTGCGGCTTGATGTCCATGAACGAGGTCGCCAGATCCGCCAGCGCGCCGGGCGCACTGGTGCTCTGGAACATCGCGACCAACTCGGGTGGCGCCTGCGGCAGCAGCTCGACCGCCTCGATCGCCTGGCGCTGCAAATTCAGAGCGCGCGCCTCGATCTCGGGCGAGATCGTGGTCGGCTCCGAATCTGCTGAATCCGCGCGGCCGCGAACGGCGTCCCGGGCAGGAAGTCGAGGATGCGGGCACGCTGCACGCCCTGGCAGACGATGTGATGGGTGCCATCGGGTGCAGTGATATAGCGCACGATGTTGGCGATGGTTGCGACCCGATAAAGATCGTCGGGCCCCGGCTCTTCGGTCGCGGCGCTGCGTTGCAGCACGATGCCGACCGGCCGCTGCTCGCGCAGTGCCTGCTGTGCGGCGGCGACCGACTTCGGCCGCGCGATCGCGATTGGCGCGATGGCGCCGGGGAATAGCACCATCTCGCGCACGGGGATGATGATCAGCGCGTCTTCGGGAATCTTCACGTCGGAGCTGTTTTGGGAATTGGTCTGGGCGGTGTTCATCTGTTCGGTGGCCATGATCGACCTCAGGATTTGGCGAGGCGCAGTGCGACGCAGCCGTCCATCACGAAGCGGCTGATGGCGTAGCGCCCAAGGGGCAATGCAATGCGGCGCTCAAAACGCCCCTGCGGTAGCTCCAGCCGGTGGATGCGGGCATTGCGAAGCTCCGGCGGAAGCGTGCGCTGGCCGGAGATCACGAGCACGCCGTCATGGATCACCGTCTCGACGTTGTCGGGATTGACGCCTGGCAGCGCGACGAGAATCAAAAGCTCATGCTCGGTCTCGAGCACGTCGATCGGAGGCTCCCAGCAGGATTCCTGGCGGCCGAACTGCTGGCGCATCCGTTCGGCGCGGGTCAGCGAGTCCAGGGCTTCTGACAGCATCCAGTCGAGGGGATTTTTGGGTTGCATGGCATAACTCGGGGAGGGCGCTGCGATTGGAAAAAAGGCATATGGGGATGGTTCCCCGGAAATCCAGCAGCGCGCGTTTGGAGCATGGCTGACCCAACTGCCGGCGGGCGCCCCTTGTCATCAGACGTTTCGGCGCCACGGAGTGTCCGTGGCGCCGTTGGTAACCAATTCGGCCGCGCGGTGGCTCAGGCCGCTTCGCGGTATTCCTCTTCCGCTTCGAGGTTGATCACCGAGGTAGCGAGCTCGGTCAGGGTGTGATCGGTCGCTTCTTCCTCGTCCAGCGTTGCCTGGAGCAGCCTTGCGGCGTCCGGCATGCCGAGCTCCTCGGCCCAGGTGCGCAGAGTGCCGTACCGGGAGATCTCGTAGTGCTCGACGGCCTGGGCCGCCGCGAGCAGGCCGGCGTCGAGGGCAGGGGCGTTCTTGAAGTCCTTCATGATCTCAGCACCCTCATCGGTGATGCCGTTGATCGCTTCGCAGGGCTTGCCGCGGGCCGGCTTGCCCAGCATCTTGAATATCTGGTCCAGCCGTTTGACCTGGCCCTGCGTCTCGCGCACGTGCTTGTTGAAGGCCGCCGCAAGATCCTTCGACTGCGCGGCCTTGGCCATCTTCGGCAGCGTCTTGATGATCTTGTTCTCGGCGAAATAGATGTCCTTCAGCGTTTCCAGAAACAGGTCGCTCAGCAGCTTCGGCGCCTGACGCGTGCGGCGTCCTGCGCTCTTCTTTGTGGTGCGTTTCTTTGCTCGTTTGGCCATGGATCCTCCTGTCGAGGTGAACGGGAAGGCCCGGCCTTCCCTCGGGCGATCAAGACTTGGCGAGGCCAATGGTTCCCATTTTGCAACAGGGCCGCCGGCCAGCTAACCGTTCGTCGTGTCTTCCTGGTCCTGCCGTTCTCTTGTGACGCGATCGGAAGCGCACGCTCGCTTCGACGCATGTGGCTGCAACAGCCCAGATCTGGCAGGGGCGGCCGACGGCGTGCCCTTCGGCTCGGCGGCCCGGGCGGCGAAATCGCCGGCCTCGGTCGAGGTGCGCAGCCACTTCGTCCCGTCACCGATCGCCTCACGCGGCGAGCGGCCGAACTTTCTCAGGCCCCGGAAATACTCGAGCTGAAGATGCGCCGAAGTGCCGCGTTTCGGGATGGCCTTGAGGTGCTGAACATCGTCCTCGATGCCGAGATGCGCGATGTCGGGCGCAAGCATCGCGATCACCGCCTCAAGCTAGCTCCTGAACGAGACCGGCTCGAACGACGCCAGATCGATCTACGTTCCGTCCGTCCCGTAACGCTGGGCGCGCCAGCGGTTTTCCTCGATCAGCGCGCGGTGCACGGCCGAATAGGTGGCGTTCAGATCCGGGTGGTGCACGACGTGTCTGACCAGCGCGCGATACACCGCCGCGATCGCCACCGTGTCGGCGATCGACGTGCAGCAGTCGGTGATACGAAGCTCGAGGGTCGGATGCTGGAGCGAAGGCCGCAGCGCCCACCAGACATAGGTGGCGTTGGGAACGATGCCCGCGTCGACCAATGTCCTCACATAGGTCTCGTATTCAGCAAGGTTGCGAAACATCTCCGGGAAGCCGGTCCGCGGCAGGGCGTCGTTCGCGGCGTTGCGGTAGCCCAGCAATCCGGTTGGTAACCGCACCAGAACGGCGACGAAGTCGACCGCGCCAGCAGCAGCGGCAGGAACGGCACCAGGCGGTGCATGATCTCGACGCGCTGGTCTGGCTCGGGCACCTCGACGTGAACGTGCAGGCCGCTGATGGGATTGCCGAGCCCGACCATTCCGAGGTCGCTGATGACCTTGCTGTAGCGGCGCTTGCGCGTCATGCGCTGCTGCTGGGCTCCTGCAGTCCGCGGCAGACGAACAGGGTGGGGATGCCGCGCGCCAGCGCGCGCGGAATCAGGCGAAGAGCGACCTCGTCGCGGAATTCATCAAACGGGCCGTCGAGCGCCTGGTCGGCCATTTGGCCATAGCGGGACGGGTGAACATTGGTCTGCCCGCCGCCGACAAAGAGGCCGTCAAGACCGTCGAGATAGGCCTCCAGATCTGCTTCGGGAGCCGCGGGCAGGACCCGCGGAACGGCACCTGTGACCAGGCCGATGGCGTTGACGCAAATCATGGCAACGGACGAGAGCAGCTCGCCGCACGCAATCATTGAATCGGAGAGAAGCCCAACCTGCGGCGCGCCGCTGCGAGCTTTCCACTGACCATGGGAGGAGTTGAGCCGCCACTGTTGAAGTCCGTAGGCCACGGCATCCGCCGCGTTGCCGATTTGATGAATCGCGGCCTTGAGTTCTCTGACGTTTGTTCCTAATCGAAGCGCCCAGCGGCTGCCGGCAATGGGATCGTGCGCATCAATTCTGGGACGGAGCTCGTGCAATTGTCTCGTCTGCTTCTGTTGATGCCGCTGCCGAGTGAAACGGCAGTGTGCGGGAATGGTTGCTTCAATGTTGAGCTGCTTGGGTTTTTTCCGACCGCGGACCTTAATTTTGTTGTGGTATCCAAGTTGGACCAACAAGACGACCTCGGAGCATGCCTCCGATGTCGCGGTGTTTCCGCTGGCCATACCGATGATGGCCAGCCCCGGCGCGATCGCGACCACGCTGCTGCTGACAGGTGATGCCGGTTATGGGGCAAGGCTCGCGATCATCATCTTGGTCGTTGTTTTCGTGTGCCTGCTCTGCTTTGTCTCTGCGGGCCTGATCGCGCGCACGCTCGGGCGCACCGGCAATGCGGTGCTGTCGCGCGTGCTCGGGATGCTGCTCGC encodes the following:
- a CDS encoding VOC family protein — encoded protein: MLANAKVATRLPAKDLDRARAFYSEKLGLEPVEHARVGSATSVPLASLRSSSRPERNPGRTRRWVGKSRTSRPPCASFAYEGSRSRNMTSPA
- a CDS encoding VOC family protein, which encodes MGWEVEDIEATVRELRLRGVAFEEYDFPGLKTVDGIAEIAGNYASKGIGERGAWFRDSEGNLLGIGQPVRS
- a CDS encoding GH1 family beta-glucosidase, translating into MSDKVSRRQFAKLAGLSAAGMASPLEVRAQPASTPGRAGSFPPGFLWGTATSSYQVEGAVNEDGRGASIWDKFVRIPGKIEDGTNGDRANEHYHRYGEDIALIKELGCKAYRFSVAWPRVFPDGDGKPNPKGLDFYNRLIDELLKNGIEPWLTLYHWDLPQSLQDRFGGWRSTETCKIFGDYAAYVAEHLTDRVRNVFTLNESGRFVYFGYGIGIDAPGLMLPQAEVNQVRHNSALAHGLAVQAVRAHGRQGTRVGPAENIDACIPAIDTPDHVRAAAIALRELNAGYLNVIMEGRYTDAFLKFAGRDAPKYTDAELKIISSPVDFLGLNIYAPQHYILPSDQGAGFAPLPIPKSFPHMNSDWLRVGPETIYWVPKLAANIWKTDAIYISENGTSGEDQVTPDGKIYDTDRIMYLRNYLAQLQRATVEGVPVRGYFLWSLMDNFEWVFGLNKRFGLYHVNFETQVRTAKLSASFYRNVIANNAAGA
- a CDS encoding ferritin-like domain-containing protein, coding for MAKRAKKRTTKKSAGRRTRQAPKLLSDLFLETLKDIYFAENKIIKTLPKMAKAAQSKDLAAAFNKHVRETQGQVKRLDQIFKMLGKPARGKPCEAINGITDEGAEIMKDFKNAPALDAGLLAAAQAVEHYEISRYGTLRTWAEELGMPDAARLLQATLDEEEATDHTLTELATSVINLEAEEEYREAA
- a CDS encoding gamma-glutamyl-gamma-aminobutyrate hydrolase family protein (Members of this family of hydrolases with an active site Cys residue belong to MEROPS family C26.); protein product: MASGNTATSEACSEVVLLVQLGYHNKIKVRGRKKPKQLNIEATIPAHCRFTRQRHQQKQTRQLHELRPRIDAHDPIAGSRWALRLGTNVRELKAAIHQIGNAADAVAYGLQQWRLNSSHGQWKARSGAPQVGLLSDSMIACGELLSSVAMICVNAIGLVTGAVPRVLPAAPEADLEAYLDGLDGLFVGGGQTNVHPSRYGQMADQALDGPFDEFRDEVALRLIPRALARGIPTLFVCRGLQEPSSSA
- a CDS encoding glutamate-cysteine ligase family protein, producing the protein MTRKRRYSKVISDLGMVGLGNPISGLHVHVEVPEPDQRVEIMHRLVPFLPLLLARSTSSPFWCGYQPDCWATATPRTTPCRGPASRRCFATLLNTRPM
- a CDS encoding glutamate-cysteine ligase family protein; this translates as MRLPTGLLGYRNAANDALPRTGFPEMFRNLAEYETYVRTLVDAGIVPNATYVWWALRPSLQHPTLELRITDCCTSIADTVAIAAVYRALVRHVVHHPDLNATYSAVHRALIEENRWRAQRYGTDGT
- a CDS encoding Hsp20/alpha crystallin family protein — translated: MQPKNPLDWMLSEALDSLTRAERMRQQFGRQESCWEPPIDVLETEHELLILVALPGVNPDNVETVIHDGVLVISGQRTLPPELRNARIHRLELPQGRFERRIALPLGRYAISRFVMDGCVALRLAKS
- a CDS encoding HU family DNA-binding protein; protein product: MPTQMSKSQLIEKISTVTELSKRDVKSVMETLTDVGHKELKKNGLFLVPGFAKFVVIKKPATKARKGTNPFTGEEMMFKAKPARKIVRARPVKAAKDAVA